Proteins found in one Anopheles aquasalis chromosome 3, idAnoAquaMG_Q_19, whole genome shotgun sequence genomic segment:
- the LOC126574386 gene encoding protein no-on-transient A-like isoform X2, with amino-acid sequence MERFGGCWQPQDDGGCEQMRAPKGTLRVAAPEFVPKVKQTTDNTPYAPQQQQPVYLQQQHYSQPMSSMGQPKPSPLQLRMEQAAAGETGGGGGGGGYAGASYDYTGGHLGGHGGGPHNGPMSNGNDQMKPSSLATRMNNLALRDRQDSKQHEFNHHPQQHQPMHQHLQHQQQRFQQQYQPQQPHHHQGSQAHHHHNHHGHSQSMQQQQQMHQLQFGSTYGAGYSNAIHNQMNHPMFVAGGGGGGGGENRKHNAPGGQHRRQQQHHHHHQHHHHQQQQQHHQHHHQQGPHHHHQSASSIGGAGGSGGGMMAGGMPMGGNSGGAEYVDDEQSSEHQSFALDYLTEVIAELYDNPGMFEDVKEKLSKMFSDFRNDRYVLSNAVEMIFEQSIKESNFRYMGARLCKLLDSLDENPDSVLREMFQLKMEDQQNELKSMNHEQLKVRGTTLFLAELYMQFRNPHVQSNLTKDMAGRIFAAIEILLQKPGPENAKCVCQCLKLCGFELEQDCREDVLNILDKLRDLEKNVMHSVAPLISSVLKLHNNAWGRSEETVPVAPVPSVPDRMVGVMPLGADFSPVFYGPDGKVLSEEENSFLETNLHQTKKSVVFDDYEDDEDAYGVDDQDPEVQLAFENFVAETNRPNRQQHHH; translated from the exons ATGGAACGCTTCGGTGGCTGCTGGCAACCGCAGGACGACGGTGGCTGCGAACAGATGAGAGCCCCCAAAG GTACGCTCAGAGTGGCCGCGCCGGAGTTCGTACCGAAGGTAAAGCAAACTACAGACAACACACCATAtgcaccacaacagcaacaacctgtctaccttcagcagcagcactactcGCAACCGATGTCGTCTATGGGTCAGCCCAAGCCCTCGCCGCTACAGCTTCGAATGGAGCAGGCCGCTGCCGGAGAAACGGGCGgaggtggaggcggtggtggttacgCCGGAGCATCGTACGACTACACCGGTGGTCACCTTGGAGGACACGGCGGTGGACCGCACAACGGGCCGATGAGCAACGGGAACGATCAGATGAAGCCTTCTTCGCTCGCTACCCGGATGAACAATCTGGCCCTACGGGATCGGCAGGACAGCAAGCAGCACGAA TTCAATCACCAtccgcaacagcaccagccaatgcatcagcatctgcagcatcagcagcagcggttccagcagcagtatcagccgcagcagccgcatcaccaccaaggATCGCAggcccatcatcaccataatCACCATGGCCATTCGCAAtcgatgcagcaacagcagcagatgcatcaGCTGCAGTTCGGTAGCACTTACGGTGCAGGCTACTCGAACGCGATCCACAATCAGATGAACCATCCGATGTTTGtggctggtggaggtggcggtggcggtggagagaACCGTAAGCACAATGCGCCCGGTGGTCAGCATCgtcggcaacaacaacaccaccatcaccatcagcatcatcaccatcagcagcagcagcagcaccatcagcatcatcatcagcaaggacctcaccatcaccatcaatcgGCGTCGTCGAtaggaggtgctggtggatcCGGTGGTGGCATGATGGCAGGTGGTATGCCGATGGGGGGCAACAGCGGTGGTGCAGAGTACGTCGATGACGAACAG TCCTCGGAACATCAATCCTTCGCACTTGACTATCTGACCGAGGTTATAGCCGAGCTGTACGACAATCCCGGTATGTTTGAGGACGTTAAGGAGAAGCTTTCGAAAatgttttccgatttccgtAACGATCGCTACGTGTTGAGTAACGCCGTCGAGATGATCTTCGAGCAG TCAATCAAGGAGTCGAACTTCCGCTACATGGGGGCACGGTTGTGCAAACTGCTGGACAGTTTAGACGAGAATCCCGATAGCGTGCTGCGCGAAATGTTCCAGCTGAAGATGGAAGATCAGCAGAACGAGCTGAAGTCGATGAACCACGAGCAGCTGAAGGTACGCGGTACCACGCTCTTCCTGGCCGAGCTGTACATGCAGTTCAGGAATCCTCACGTGCAGTCCAACTTGACGAAGGACATGGCTGGGCGTATTTTTGCGGCGATCGAAATTTTGCTTCAAAAGCCTGGCCCCGAGAATGCCAAGTGTGTCTGCCAATGCCTAAAG CTCTGCGGTTTCGAGCTGGAACAAGACTGCCGTGAAGATGTGCTCAATATTCTGGATAAATTGCGCGATCTCGAAAAGAACGTCATGCATTCAGTGGCCCCACTGATCTCTTCGGTACTGAAACTACACAACAATGCCTGGGGACGCAGCGAAGAAACAG TGCCCGTCGCTCCCGTACCTTCCGTCCCGGATCGCATGGTTGGTGTAATGCCGCTAGGGGCCGATTTTAGCCCCGTCTTCTATGGACCCGATGGAAAAGTCCTTTCCGAGGAGGAGAACTCGTTCCTGGAAACTAATCTCCACCAAACCAAGAAGAGTGTCGTTTTTGACGATTATGA GGACGATGAAGATGCATACGGCGTGGATGATCAGGATCCGGAGGTGCAGTTGGCCTTTGAAAATTTCGTGGCGGAGACCAATCGGCCCaaccgacagcagcatcatcactaA
- the LOC126574386 gene encoding polyadenylate-binding protein-interacting protein 1-like isoform X5 has translation MERFGGCWQPQDDGGCEQMRAPKGTLRVAAPEFVPKQHYSQPMSSMGQPKPSPLQLRMEQAAAGETGGGGGGGGYAGASYDYTGGHLGGHGGGPHNGPMSNGNDQMKPSSLATRMNNLALRDRQDSKQHEFHNSTQFNHHPQQHQPMHQHLQHQQQRFQQQYQPQQPHHHQGSQAHHHHNHHGHSQSMQQQQQMHQLQFGSTYGAGYSNAIHNQMNHPMFVAGGGGGGGGENRKHNAPGGQHRRQQQHHHHHQHHHHQQQQQHHQHHHQQGPHHHHQSASSIGGAGGSGGGMMAGGMPMGGNSGGAEYVDDEQSSEHQSFALDYLTEVIAELYDNPGMFEDVKEKLSKMFSDFRNDRYVLSNAVEMIFEQSIKESNFRYMGARLCKLLDSLDENPDSVLREMFQLKMEDQQNELKSMNHEQLKVRGTTLFLAELYMQFRNPHVQSNLTKDMAGRIFAAIEILLQKPGPENAKCVCQCLKLCGFELEQDCREDVLNILDKLRDLEKNVMHSVAPLISSVLKLHNNAWGRSEETVPVAPVPSVPDRMVGVMPLGADFSPVFYGPDGKVLSEEENSFLETNLHQTKKSVVFDDYEDDEDAYGVDDQDPEVQLAFENFVAETNRPNRQQHHH, from the exons ATGGAACGCTTCGGTGGCTGCTGGCAACCGCAGGACGACGGTGGCTGCGAACAGATGAGAGCCCCCAAAG GTACGCTCAGAGTGGCCGCGCCGGAGTTCGTACCGAAG cagcactactcGCAACCGATGTCGTCTATGGGTCAGCCCAAGCCCTCGCCGCTACAGCTTCGAATGGAGCAGGCCGCTGCCGGAGAAACGGGCGgaggtggaggcggtggtggttacgCCGGAGCATCGTACGACTACACCGGTGGTCACCTTGGAGGACACGGCGGTGGACCGCACAACGGGCCGATGAGCAACGGGAACGATCAGATGAAGCCTTCTTCGCTCGCTACCCGGATGAACAATCTGGCCCTACGGGATCGGCAGGACAGCAAGCAGCACGAA TTCCATAATTCCACACAGTTCAATCACCAtccgcaacagcaccagccaatgcatcagcatctgcagcatcagcagcagcggttccagcagcagtatcagccgcagcagccgcatcaccaccaaggATCGCAggcccatcatcaccataatCACCATGGCCATTCGCAAtcgatgcagcaacagcagcagatgcatcaGCTGCAGTTCGGTAGCACTTACGGTGCAGGCTACTCGAACGCGATCCACAATCAGATGAACCATCCGATGTTTGtggctggtggaggtggcggtggcggtggagagaACCGTAAGCACAATGCGCCCGGTGGTCAGCATCgtcggcaacaacaacaccaccatcaccatcagcatcatcaccatcagcagcagcagcagcaccatcagcatcatcatcagcaaggacctcaccatcaccatcaatcgGCGTCGTCGAtaggaggtgctggtggatcCGGTGGTGGCATGATGGCAGGTGGTATGCCGATGGGGGGCAACAGCGGTGGTGCAGAGTACGTCGATGACGAACAG TCCTCGGAACATCAATCCTTCGCACTTGACTATCTGACCGAGGTTATAGCCGAGCTGTACGACAATCCCGGTATGTTTGAGGACGTTAAGGAGAAGCTTTCGAAAatgttttccgatttccgtAACGATCGCTACGTGTTGAGTAACGCCGTCGAGATGATCTTCGAGCAG TCAATCAAGGAGTCGAACTTCCGCTACATGGGGGCACGGTTGTGCAAACTGCTGGACAGTTTAGACGAGAATCCCGATAGCGTGCTGCGCGAAATGTTCCAGCTGAAGATGGAAGATCAGCAGAACGAGCTGAAGTCGATGAACCACGAGCAGCTGAAGGTACGCGGTACCACGCTCTTCCTGGCCGAGCTGTACATGCAGTTCAGGAATCCTCACGTGCAGTCCAACTTGACGAAGGACATGGCTGGGCGTATTTTTGCGGCGATCGAAATTTTGCTTCAAAAGCCTGGCCCCGAGAATGCCAAGTGTGTCTGCCAATGCCTAAAG CTCTGCGGTTTCGAGCTGGAACAAGACTGCCGTGAAGATGTGCTCAATATTCTGGATAAATTGCGCGATCTCGAAAAGAACGTCATGCATTCAGTGGCCCCACTGATCTCTTCGGTACTGAAACTACACAACAATGCCTGGGGACGCAGCGAAGAAACAG TGCCCGTCGCTCCCGTACCTTCCGTCCCGGATCGCATGGTTGGTGTAATGCCGCTAGGGGCCGATTTTAGCCCCGTCTTCTATGGACCCGATGGAAAAGTCCTTTCCGAGGAGGAGAACTCGTTCCTGGAAACTAATCTCCACCAAACCAAGAAGAGTGTCGTTTTTGACGATTATGA GGACGATGAAGATGCATACGGCGTGGATGATCAGGATCCGGAGGTGCAGTTGGCCTTTGAAAATTTCGTGGCGGAGACCAATCGGCCCaaccgacagcagcatcatcactaA
- the LOC126574386 gene encoding uncharacterized protein LOC126574386 isoform X1 codes for MERFGGCWQPQDDGGCEQMRAPKGTLRVAAPEFVPKVKQTTDNTPYAPQQQQPVYLQQQHYSQPMSSMGQPKPSPLQLRMEQAAAGETGGGGGGGGYAGASYDYTGGHLGGHGGGPHNGPMSNGNDQMKPSSLATRMNNLALRDRQDSKQHEFHNSTQFNHHPQQHQPMHQHLQHQQQRFQQQYQPQQPHHHQGSQAHHHHNHHGHSQSMQQQQQMHQLQFGSTYGAGYSNAIHNQMNHPMFVAGGGGGGGGENRKHNAPGGQHRRQQQHHHHHQHHHHQQQQQHHQHHHQQGPHHHHQSASSIGGAGGSGGGMMAGGMPMGGNSGGAEYVDDEQSSEHQSFALDYLTEVIAELYDNPGMFEDVKEKLSKMFSDFRNDRYVLSNAVEMIFEQSIKESNFRYMGARLCKLLDSLDENPDSVLREMFQLKMEDQQNELKSMNHEQLKVRGTTLFLAELYMQFRNPHVQSNLTKDMAGRIFAAIEILLQKPGPENAKCVCQCLKLCGFELEQDCREDVLNILDKLRDLEKNVMHSVAPLISSVLKLHNNAWGRSEETVPVAPVPSVPDRMVGVMPLGADFSPVFYGPDGKVLSEEENSFLETNLHQTKKSVVFDDYEDDEDAYGVDDQDPEVQLAFENFVAETNRPNRQQHHH; via the exons ATGGAACGCTTCGGTGGCTGCTGGCAACCGCAGGACGACGGTGGCTGCGAACAGATGAGAGCCCCCAAAG GTACGCTCAGAGTGGCCGCGCCGGAGTTCGTACCGAAGGTAAAGCAAACTACAGACAACACACCATAtgcaccacaacagcaacaacctgtctaccttcagcagcagcactactcGCAACCGATGTCGTCTATGGGTCAGCCCAAGCCCTCGCCGCTACAGCTTCGAATGGAGCAGGCCGCTGCCGGAGAAACGGGCGgaggtggaggcggtggtggttacgCCGGAGCATCGTACGACTACACCGGTGGTCACCTTGGAGGACACGGCGGTGGACCGCACAACGGGCCGATGAGCAACGGGAACGATCAGATGAAGCCTTCTTCGCTCGCTACCCGGATGAACAATCTGGCCCTACGGGATCGGCAGGACAGCAAGCAGCACGAA TTCCATAATTCCACACAGTTCAATCACCAtccgcaacagcaccagccaatgcatcagcatctgcagcatcagcagcagcggttccagcagcagtatcagccgcagcagccgcatcaccaccaaggATCGCAggcccatcatcaccataatCACCATGGCCATTCGCAAtcgatgcagcaacagcagcagatgcatcaGCTGCAGTTCGGTAGCACTTACGGTGCAGGCTACTCGAACGCGATCCACAATCAGATGAACCATCCGATGTTTGtggctggtggaggtggcggtggcggtggagagaACCGTAAGCACAATGCGCCCGGTGGTCAGCATCgtcggcaacaacaacaccaccatcaccatcagcatcatcaccatcagcagcagcagcagcaccatcagcatcatcatcagcaaggacctcaccatcaccatcaatcgGCGTCGTCGAtaggaggtgctggtggatcCGGTGGTGGCATGATGGCAGGTGGTATGCCGATGGGGGGCAACAGCGGTGGTGCAGAGTACGTCGATGACGAACAG TCCTCGGAACATCAATCCTTCGCACTTGACTATCTGACCGAGGTTATAGCCGAGCTGTACGACAATCCCGGTATGTTTGAGGACGTTAAGGAGAAGCTTTCGAAAatgttttccgatttccgtAACGATCGCTACGTGTTGAGTAACGCCGTCGAGATGATCTTCGAGCAG TCAATCAAGGAGTCGAACTTCCGCTACATGGGGGCACGGTTGTGCAAACTGCTGGACAGTTTAGACGAGAATCCCGATAGCGTGCTGCGCGAAATGTTCCAGCTGAAGATGGAAGATCAGCAGAACGAGCTGAAGTCGATGAACCACGAGCAGCTGAAGGTACGCGGTACCACGCTCTTCCTGGCCGAGCTGTACATGCAGTTCAGGAATCCTCACGTGCAGTCCAACTTGACGAAGGACATGGCTGGGCGTATTTTTGCGGCGATCGAAATTTTGCTTCAAAAGCCTGGCCCCGAGAATGCCAAGTGTGTCTGCCAATGCCTAAAG CTCTGCGGTTTCGAGCTGGAACAAGACTGCCGTGAAGATGTGCTCAATATTCTGGATAAATTGCGCGATCTCGAAAAGAACGTCATGCATTCAGTGGCCCCACTGATCTCTTCGGTACTGAAACTACACAACAATGCCTGGGGACGCAGCGAAGAAACAG TGCCCGTCGCTCCCGTACCTTCCGTCCCGGATCGCATGGTTGGTGTAATGCCGCTAGGGGCCGATTTTAGCCCCGTCTTCTATGGACCCGATGGAAAAGTCCTTTCCGAGGAGGAGAACTCGTTCCTGGAAACTAATCTCCACCAAACCAAGAAGAGTGTCGTTTTTGACGATTATGA GGACGATGAAGATGCATACGGCGTGGATGATCAGGATCCGGAGGTGCAGTTGGCCTTTGAAAATTTCGTGGCGGAGACCAATCGGCCCaaccgacagcagcatcatcactaA
- the LOC126574386 gene encoding polyadenylate-binding protein-interacting protein 1-like isoform X4, producing the protein MERFGGCWQPQDDGGCEQMRAPKGTLRVAAPEFVPKQQHYSQPMSSMGQPKPSPLQLRMEQAAAGETGGGGGGGGYAGASYDYTGGHLGGHGGGPHNGPMSNGNDQMKPSSLATRMNNLALRDRQDSKQHEFHNSTQFNHHPQQHQPMHQHLQHQQQRFQQQYQPQQPHHHQGSQAHHHHNHHGHSQSMQQQQQMHQLQFGSTYGAGYSNAIHNQMNHPMFVAGGGGGGGGENRKHNAPGGQHRRQQQHHHHHQHHHHQQQQQHHQHHHQQGPHHHHQSASSIGGAGGSGGGMMAGGMPMGGNSGGAEYVDDEQSSEHQSFALDYLTEVIAELYDNPGMFEDVKEKLSKMFSDFRNDRYVLSNAVEMIFEQSIKESNFRYMGARLCKLLDSLDENPDSVLREMFQLKMEDQQNELKSMNHEQLKVRGTTLFLAELYMQFRNPHVQSNLTKDMAGRIFAAIEILLQKPGPENAKCVCQCLKLCGFELEQDCREDVLNILDKLRDLEKNVMHSVAPLISSVLKLHNNAWGRSEETVPVAPVPSVPDRMVGVMPLGADFSPVFYGPDGKVLSEEENSFLETNLHQTKKSVVFDDYEDDEDAYGVDDQDPEVQLAFENFVAETNRPNRQQHHH; encoded by the exons ATGGAACGCTTCGGTGGCTGCTGGCAACCGCAGGACGACGGTGGCTGCGAACAGATGAGAGCCCCCAAAG GTACGCTCAGAGTGGCCGCGCCGGAGTTCGTACCGAAG cagcagcactactcGCAACCGATGTCGTCTATGGGTCAGCCCAAGCCCTCGCCGCTACAGCTTCGAATGGAGCAGGCCGCTGCCGGAGAAACGGGCGgaggtggaggcggtggtggttacgCCGGAGCATCGTACGACTACACCGGTGGTCACCTTGGAGGACACGGCGGTGGACCGCACAACGGGCCGATGAGCAACGGGAACGATCAGATGAAGCCTTCTTCGCTCGCTACCCGGATGAACAATCTGGCCCTACGGGATCGGCAGGACAGCAAGCAGCACGAA TTCCATAATTCCACACAGTTCAATCACCAtccgcaacagcaccagccaatgcatcagcatctgcagcatcagcagcagcggttccagcagcagtatcagccgcagcagccgcatcaccaccaaggATCGCAggcccatcatcaccataatCACCATGGCCATTCGCAAtcgatgcagcaacagcagcagatgcatcaGCTGCAGTTCGGTAGCACTTACGGTGCAGGCTACTCGAACGCGATCCACAATCAGATGAACCATCCGATGTTTGtggctggtggaggtggcggtggcggtggagagaACCGTAAGCACAATGCGCCCGGTGGTCAGCATCgtcggcaacaacaacaccaccatcaccatcagcatcatcaccatcagcagcagcagcagcaccatcagcatcatcatcagcaaggacctcaccatcaccatcaatcgGCGTCGTCGAtaggaggtgctggtggatcCGGTGGTGGCATGATGGCAGGTGGTATGCCGATGGGGGGCAACAGCGGTGGTGCAGAGTACGTCGATGACGAACAG TCCTCGGAACATCAATCCTTCGCACTTGACTATCTGACCGAGGTTATAGCCGAGCTGTACGACAATCCCGGTATGTTTGAGGACGTTAAGGAGAAGCTTTCGAAAatgttttccgatttccgtAACGATCGCTACGTGTTGAGTAACGCCGTCGAGATGATCTTCGAGCAG TCAATCAAGGAGTCGAACTTCCGCTACATGGGGGCACGGTTGTGCAAACTGCTGGACAGTTTAGACGAGAATCCCGATAGCGTGCTGCGCGAAATGTTCCAGCTGAAGATGGAAGATCAGCAGAACGAGCTGAAGTCGATGAACCACGAGCAGCTGAAGGTACGCGGTACCACGCTCTTCCTGGCCGAGCTGTACATGCAGTTCAGGAATCCTCACGTGCAGTCCAACTTGACGAAGGACATGGCTGGGCGTATTTTTGCGGCGATCGAAATTTTGCTTCAAAAGCCTGGCCCCGAGAATGCCAAGTGTGTCTGCCAATGCCTAAAG CTCTGCGGTTTCGAGCTGGAACAAGACTGCCGTGAAGATGTGCTCAATATTCTGGATAAATTGCGCGATCTCGAAAAGAACGTCATGCATTCAGTGGCCCCACTGATCTCTTCGGTACTGAAACTACACAACAATGCCTGGGGACGCAGCGAAGAAACAG TGCCCGTCGCTCCCGTACCTTCCGTCCCGGATCGCATGGTTGGTGTAATGCCGCTAGGGGCCGATTTTAGCCCCGTCTTCTATGGACCCGATGGAAAAGTCCTTTCCGAGGAGGAGAACTCGTTCCTGGAAACTAATCTCCACCAAACCAAGAAGAGTGTCGTTTTTGACGATTATGA GGACGATGAAGATGCATACGGCGTGGATGATCAGGATCCGGAGGTGCAGTTGGCCTTTGAAAATTTCGTGGCGGAGACCAATCGGCCCaaccgacagcagcatcatcactaA
- the LOC126574386 gene encoding uncharacterized protein LOC126574386 isoform X3, producing MERFGGCWQPQDDGGCEQMRAPKGTLRVAAPEFVPKVKQTTDNTPYAPQQQQPVYLQQQHYSQPMSSMGQPKPSPLQLRMEQAAAGETGGGGGGGGYAGASYDYTGGHLGGHGGGPHNGPMSNGNDQMKPSSLATRMNNLALRDRQDSKQHEHQPMHQHLQHQQQRFQQQYQPQQPHHHQGSQAHHHHNHHGHSQSMQQQQQMHQLQFGSTYGAGYSNAIHNQMNHPMFVAGGGGGGGGENRKHNAPGGQHRRQQQHHHHHQHHHHQQQQQHHQHHHQQGPHHHHQSASSIGGAGGSGGGMMAGGMPMGGNSGGAEYVDDEQSSEHQSFALDYLTEVIAELYDNPGMFEDVKEKLSKMFSDFRNDRYVLSNAVEMIFEQSIKESNFRYMGARLCKLLDSLDENPDSVLREMFQLKMEDQQNELKSMNHEQLKVRGTTLFLAELYMQFRNPHVQSNLTKDMAGRIFAAIEILLQKPGPENAKCVCQCLKLCGFELEQDCREDVLNILDKLRDLEKNVMHSVAPLISSVLKLHNNAWGRSEETVPVAPVPSVPDRMVGVMPLGADFSPVFYGPDGKVLSEEENSFLETNLHQTKKSVVFDDYEDDEDAYGVDDQDPEVQLAFENFVAETNRPNRQQHHH from the exons ATGGAACGCTTCGGTGGCTGCTGGCAACCGCAGGACGACGGTGGCTGCGAACAGATGAGAGCCCCCAAAG GTACGCTCAGAGTGGCCGCGCCGGAGTTCGTACCGAAGGTAAAGCAAACTACAGACAACACACCATAtgcaccacaacagcaacaacctgtctaccttcagcagcagcactactcGCAACCGATGTCGTCTATGGGTCAGCCCAAGCCCTCGCCGCTACAGCTTCGAATGGAGCAGGCCGCTGCCGGAGAAACGGGCGgaggtggaggcggtggtggttacgCCGGAGCATCGTACGACTACACCGGTGGTCACCTTGGAGGACACGGCGGTGGACCGCACAACGGGCCGATGAGCAACGGGAACGATCAGATGAAGCCTTCTTCGCTCGCTACCCGGATGAACAATCTGGCCCTACGGGATCGGCAGGACAGCAAGCAGCACGAA caccagccaatgcatcagcatctgcagcatcagcagcagcggttccagcagcagtatcagccgcagcagccgcatcaccaccaaggATCGCAggcccatcatcaccataatCACCATGGCCATTCGCAAtcgatgcagcaacagcagcagatgcatcaGCTGCAGTTCGGTAGCACTTACGGTGCAGGCTACTCGAACGCGATCCACAATCAGATGAACCATCCGATGTTTGtggctggtggaggtggcggtggcggtggagagaACCGTAAGCACAATGCGCCCGGTGGTCAGCATCgtcggcaacaacaacaccaccatcaccatcagcatcatcaccatcagcagcagcagcagcaccatcagcatcatcatcagcaaggacctcaccatcaccatcaatcgGCGTCGTCGAtaggaggtgctggtggatcCGGTGGTGGCATGATGGCAGGTGGTATGCCGATGGGGGGCAACAGCGGTGGTGCAGAGTACGTCGATGACGAACAG TCCTCGGAACATCAATCCTTCGCACTTGACTATCTGACCGAGGTTATAGCCGAGCTGTACGACAATCCCGGTATGTTTGAGGACGTTAAGGAGAAGCTTTCGAAAatgttttccgatttccgtAACGATCGCTACGTGTTGAGTAACGCCGTCGAGATGATCTTCGAGCAG TCAATCAAGGAGTCGAACTTCCGCTACATGGGGGCACGGTTGTGCAAACTGCTGGACAGTTTAGACGAGAATCCCGATAGCGTGCTGCGCGAAATGTTCCAGCTGAAGATGGAAGATCAGCAGAACGAGCTGAAGTCGATGAACCACGAGCAGCTGAAGGTACGCGGTACCACGCTCTTCCTGGCCGAGCTGTACATGCAGTTCAGGAATCCTCACGTGCAGTCCAACTTGACGAAGGACATGGCTGGGCGTATTTTTGCGGCGATCGAAATTTTGCTTCAAAAGCCTGGCCCCGAGAATGCCAAGTGTGTCTGCCAATGCCTAAAG CTCTGCGGTTTCGAGCTGGAACAAGACTGCCGTGAAGATGTGCTCAATATTCTGGATAAATTGCGCGATCTCGAAAAGAACGTCATGCATTCAGTGGCCCCACTGATCTCTTCGGTACTGAAACTACACAACAATGCCTGGGGACGCAGCGAAGAAACAG TGCCCGTCGCTCCCGTACCTTCCGTCCCGGATCGCATGGTTGGTGTAATGCCGCTAGGGGCCGATTTTAGCCCCGTCTTCTATGGACCCGATGGAAAAGTCCTTTCCGAGGAGGAGAACTCGTTCCTGGAAACTAATCTCCACCAAACCAAGAAGAGTGTCGTTTTTGACGATTATGA GGACGATGAAGATGCATACGGCGTGGATGATCAGGATCCGGAGGTGCAGTTGGCCTTTGAAAATTTCGTGGCGGAGACCAATCGGCCCaaccgacagcagcatcatcactaA